In Patescibacteria group bacterium, a single genomic region encodes these proteins:
- the rpmJ gene encoding 50S ribosomal protein L36, producing the protein MRVKASVKKVCAQCKTVRRKGYVYVVCSSNPRHKQRQG; encoded by the coding sequence ATGAGAGTAAAAGCTTCAGTAAAAAAAGTGTGTGCTCAATGCAAGACCGTCCGACGAAAGGGCTATGTGTACGTGGTGTGCTCGTCTAACCCTCGTCACAAGCAGCGCCAAGGTTAA
- the infA gene encoding translation initiation factor IF-1, which produces MEKKPDTGVLGVVTEALPNTLFKVRLDGQETEMMAYLAGKMRMNHIRVLIGDKVKVEVDPYGGKGRITKRL; this is translated from the coding sequence ATGGAGAAAAAACCAGATACAGGCGTTTTAGGAGTCGTCACCGAGGCGCTTCCGAATACCTTGTTTAAGGTGAGACTCGATGGCCAAGAGACGGAAATGATGGCCTATCTCGCGGGCAAGATGAGAATGAATCACATTCGAGTCCTGATCGGAGACAAGGTGAAAGTGGAGGTTGATCCGTACGGCGGCAAAGGACGAATTACTAAACGATTGTAA
- a CDS encoding alanine--tRNA ligase-related protein, translating into MKSHDIRSRYLKFFEKRGHAIVPSAPLVPENDPTTLFTGSGMQPMVPYLLGEAHPLGTRIADSQKSFRTVDIDEVGDNRHTTFFEMLGNWSLGDYFKKDQIEWMFQFLTEEIGIDPNKLYVTAFIGDEKNHIPKDTEAAALWKKLFAQKGIETKEVEIGSEENGYQVGMQGGRIFYYDAKKNWWSRAGVPEKMPAGEPGGADSEMFFEFSDVAHDTKFGPHCHPNCDCGRFLEIGNNVFMEYKKNVDGTFSKLPKSNVDFGGGLERLAMATADCADIIEVNHRPILDYIESVSGKKYGVDAAQTKAFRIIADHMKASVFLIADGVLPSNTDQGYYVRRLLRRAVRFSDSLGVTKSVLSGLVEVVVSMYQEAYPELVAKTESVRKEIEAEEERFRKTLKDGLKVFDEFIRIKSGIVSTQEQKNEFFKQPYNNVLTSEQVFKLITTYGFPKELIKEEVSLRKITVDSWDEVDGLLEAHRALSRAGAAQKFKSGLADADEMSVKYHTATHLLHQALRDVLGTHVQQKGSNITAERLRFDFAHGTKMTDDEKKRVEAIINEKISAALPMQVIELPKAEAEKLGALHFFGDKYGDKVTVYFIGGQGSGIDAVQTAYSKEFCGGPHVKNTKELAGPAGAWRFKIAKEEAVSAGVRRIKAVLA; encoded by the coding sequence ATGAAATCCCACGACATCCGCAGCCGGTATCTGAAATTCTTTGAGAAGCGGGGCCATGCCATTGTTCCGTCGGCGCCGCTCGTGCCTGAGAACGACCCAACAACTCTCTTCACCGGTTCCGGCATGCAGCCAATGGTGCCGTACCTGCTCGGCGAAGCGCATCCGCTCGGTACACGTATTGCGGATTCGCAGAAGTCTTTCCGCACCGTTGATATTGATGAAGTCGGCGACAATCGCCACACCACTTTTTTTGAGATGCTCGGCAATTGGTCGCTCGGCGATTATTTCAAGAAAGATCAGATCGAATGGATGTTTCAATTCCTCACAGAAGAGATCGGCATCGATCCGAACAAGCTCTATGTGACCGCTTTCATCGGCGACGAGAAAAACCACATCCCGAAAGACACCGAAGCCGCGGCTCTGTGGAAAAAACTCTTTGCGCAAAAAGGGATTGAGACAAAAGAAGTCGAGATCGGCAGCGAAGAAAATGGCTACCAAGTAGGCATGCAGGGCGGTCGCATCTTTTACTATGACGCCAAGAAGAATTGGTGGAGCCGCGCTGGCGTGCCAGAGAAGATGCCGGCAGGCGAGCCAGGTGGTGCTGACTCCGAAATGTTTTTTGAATTTTCCGACGTCGCTCACGACACAAAGTTTGGTCCGCACTGTCACCCAAACTGCGACTGCGGCCGCTTCCTTGAGATTGGCAACAACGTGTTCATGGAGTACAAGAAGAATGTCGACGGCACATTTTCAAAACTTCCAAAAAGCAATGTCGACTTCGGTGGCGGCTTGGAGCGGCTCGCGATGGCGACTGCCGATTGTGCCGATATCATCGAAGTGAATCACCGTCCGATCCTCGACTATATCGAAAGCGTCTCCGGGAAGAAGTATGGTGTTGATGCGGCTCAGACAAAAGCTTTCCGAATCATCGCCGACCACATGAAGGCATCGGTCTTTTTGATCGCGGATGGCGTGCTTCCCTCGAATACCGATCAGGGATACTACGTGCGTCGCCTGTTGCGACGAGCGGTGCGGTTCAGTGATTCACTCGGTGTCACGAAAAGTGTTCTCTCCGGCCTCGTCGAAGTGGTTGTTTCAATGTATCAGGAGGCGTATCCAGAACTTGTGGCGAAGACTGAGTCCGTCAGGAAAGAAATCGAAGCTGAGGAAGAACGCTTTAGAAAGACTCTTAAAGACGGTCTGAAAGTATTTGACGAGTTTATAAGAATAAAGTCTGGGATCGTCAGTACGCAAGAACAAAAGAATGAATTTTTCAAGCAGCCGTATAATAATGTTCTGACTTCGGAACAAGTGTTTAAATTAATTACTACTTACGGTTTCCCTAAGGAGTTAATTAAGGAAGAAGTGAGTTTAAGAAAAATCACAGTCGATAGTTGGGATGAAGTAGATGGTCTACTCGAAGCACACAGAGCACTTTCCCGTGCAGGCGCTGCACAAAAGTTCAAAAGCGGTCTTGCTGATGCCGATGAGATGTCGGTGAAGTATCACACTGCGACGCACTTGCTTCATCAGGCACTGCGCGACGTGCTTGGTACGCATGTACAGCAGAAGGGTAGCAACATCACTGCAGAGCGACTGCGTTTCGATTTTGCTCATGGCACCAAGATGACCGACGACGAAAAGAAGCGTGTCGAGGCGATTATCAATGAGAAGATCTCAGCAGCACTCCCGATGCAAGTGATCGAGCTTCCGAAAGCTGAAGCTGAGAAGTTGGGCGCCCTGCATTTCTTTGGTGACAAATATGGTGACAAGGTGACCGTCTACTTTATCGGCGGGCAGGGCTCCGGTATTGATGCTGTGCAGACCGCCTACTCAAAAGAATTCTGCGGTGGCCCTCACGTGAAAAATACCAAGGAGCTCGCCGGGCCGGCAGGCGCGTGGAGGTTTAAGATCGCCAAAGAAGAAGCCGTGTCTGCCGGCGTGCGACGGATCAAGGCCGTGTTGGCTTAG
- a CDS encoding M3 family oligoendopeptidase, whose protein sequence is MKKTAKKPAYCTEWNLGMFYSSHEDPRIEADVKKLEAANDSFEKKYKPQGVATPAYMTDEDALLVALTDWQKLCEIGAGFKPAFYLGMVREINSADTVAEAKSTALSARLAKTGNKIVFFPLMLGKIAPEAQARFLKSKKLEQFRYYLKHIFDTSKYDLSEAEEKILNLKSLPSYSLWVDGHAKLLAAQTVKLAGKTIPIAEAINKIPSLPLKTRRKLWADVRTKLKDIGAFAEAEMNAICTDKKINDELRGLKEPYTATLLGYQNDEATVLNLVNTTTRAFPVAHRFHKLKAKLLKVPKLEFADRGADVGKVSRKVNFDEAVQITTRAFEKVGPQYVEIFERFLKNGQIDVFPRKGKRGGGFCTCGTVLPSFILLNHSGTMDGVMTLAHEMGHAIHSELSNARQPILSRGFSTSVAETASTLFENFAFEEVFATLTEKEKIIALHDRINDAIMTVFTQVACFNFELALHRAIREKGALSGVEIAALLNKEMAAYLGPNVKLHPDDGYRFVWWVHIRYFFYTYTYAYGFLISRALYQRYKQDKSYLKKIEQFLSAGSSKSPEDIFKDIGIDVTKPEFFADGIRAIEDDIARLEKLAKGAGMIK, encoded by the coding sequence ATGAAAAAGACTGCAAAAAAGCCGGCATATTGTACTGAGTGGAATCTGGGTATGTTCTACTCTTCCCACGAGGATCCGCGTATCGAGGCGGATGTGAAGAAGCTCGAGGCGGCGAATGACTCTTTTGAAAAAAAGTACAAGCCTCAGGGGGTAGCTACTCCGGCATACATGACGGACGAAGATGCGTTACTTGTGGCGCTCACCGATTGGCAGAAACTCTGCGAGATCGGTGCGGGTTTCAAGCCAGCTTTTTATCTCGGCATGGTGCGCGAGATCAATTCAGCCGATACGGTGGCCGAAGCGAAAAGCACAGCGCTCTCGGCACGGTTGGCAAAGACAGGCAACAAAATTGTCTTCTTCCCGTTGATGCTCGGCAAGATTGCTCCTGAGGCACAGGCGCGTTTCCTCAAGAGCAAAAAGCTCGAACAATTTCGATACTACTTGAAGCATATTTTTGACACGAGTAAGTACGATCTTTCCGAGGCTGAGGAGAAAATTCTCAATCTGAAGTCGCTCCCGTCCTATTCGCTCTGGGTAGATGGTCATGCCAAACTGCTTGCGGCGCAGACGGTGAAGCTCGCAGGGAAGACTATTCCAATTGCAGAGGCGATCAACAAGATTCCAAGCTTGCCACTGAAGACCCGACGGAAACTTTGGGCGGATGTACGAACGAAGCTGAAGGATATCGGCGCTTTTGCTGAGGCGGAGATGAATGCGATCTGCACCGACAAGAAAATTAATGATGAACTTCGCGGCTTGAAGGAGCCGTACACCGCGACCTTGCTCGGGTACCAAAACGACGAGGCGACTGTCTTGAATCTCGTGAACACGACGACCAGGGCCTTTCCGGTGGCGCACCGTTTCCACAAGCTGAAGGCGAAATTGCTCAAGGTGCCGAAGCTCGAATTTGCCGATCGTGGTGCGGATGTCGGGAAGGTGTCGCGAAAGGTGAATTTTGATGAGGCGGTGCAGATCACGACGCGAGCCTTCGAAAAGGTTGGTCCACAGTATGTCGAAATCTTCGAGCGATTTTTGAAGAATGGACAGATCGATGTGTTTCCTCGCAAAGGGAAGCGAGGCGGCGGTTTCTGCACGTGCGGTACCGTGTTGCCATCATTCATTTTGCTCAATCATTCGGGCACTATGGATGGCGTGATGACTTTGGCGCATGAGATGGGGCATGCAATTCATAGCGAGCTCAGCAATGCACGCCAGCCTATACTGTCGCGCGGTTTCTCGACCTCGGTAGCCGAGACGGCGAGCACCTTGTTTGAAAACTTTGCTTTCGAAGAGGTGTTTGCGACATTGACTGAAAAAGAAAAGATCATTGCGCTCCATGACCGTATCAACGACGCCATCATGACCGTGTTTACCCAAGTAGCTTGCTTCAACTTTGAGCTGGCGTTGCATCGTGCGATTCGCGAGAAGGGTGCATTGTCGGGTGTTGAGATCGCTGCGCTCTTGAACAAAGAAATGGCCGCCTACCTCGGGCCAAATGTGAAGCTGCATCCGGACGACGGCTACCGCTTTGTCTGGTGGGTGCATATTCGCTATTTCTTCTATACATACACTTATGCGTACGGCTTTTTGATCTCGCGCGCGCTGTATCAGCGATACAAGCAGGACAAGAGCTATCTGAAAAAGATCGAGCAGTTTTTGAGCGCCGGCAGCAGCAAGTCGCCAGAGGATATTTTCAAGGACATCGGTATCGACGTCACCAAACCCGAATTCTTCGCCGACGGCATTCGCGCTATTGAGGACGACATCGCACGTCTCGAGAAGCTGGCCAAAGGGGCGGGGATGATTAAGTAG
- a CDS encoding ATP cone domain-containing protein — protein MNSSVHILKADGSKQAFRPEKLVYSLKRVGADDAVIEKIVAHIQGELVEGVTTNDIYHHAFNLLRQHQKPVAAKYSLRRALAGLGPTGFPFEKFIAEVFRAKGYTALTDQTVRGACVPHEVDVVAYKDGATETAVLAGPDLIMCELKFHNELGFKTDLKVALYVKARFDDLRSQSFDYGGKKRPFGEGWLVTNTKFTQTAIDYGKCAGLKMIGWNYPEKENLEQWIEESGLHPLTCISTLSDSHRQELFRRGIVLCKALNADPSVLTSIGLSSSKIAEVKEELASVC, from the coding sequence ATGAATTCCTCAGTACATATTTTAAAGGCTGATGGTAGTAAACAAGCTTTCCGTCCGGAGAAGCTTGTTTATTCGTTGAAGCGTGTTGGAGCAGACGATGCCGTCATCGAGAAGATTGTTGCGCACATTCAAGGTGAATTGGTGGAAGGAGTGACGACGAACGATATCTATCATCACGCATTCAATCTGTTGCGGCAGCACCAGAAGCCGGTAGCGGCGAAGTATTCTCTTCGCCGCGCCCTCGCCGGCCTCGGCCCCACCGGCTTTCCCTTCGAGAAATTTATCGCCGAAGTATTCCGTGCAAAAGGCTACACTGCCCTCACCGACCAGACAGTGCGGGGTGCCTGTGTACCGCATGAAGTGGACGTGGTGGCGTACAAAGACGGCGCGACCGAGACGGCTGTCCTCGCTGGCCCAGACCTCATCATGTGCGAATTGAAATTCCACAACGAGCTCGGATTTAAGACCGACCTGAAGGTTGCCCTTTATGTGAAGGCACGATTTGATGACCTACGCTCGCAGAGTTTTGATTACGGCGGCAAGAAGCGTCCATTTGGCGAGGGCTGGCTGGTGACGAATACAAAATTTACTCAGACCGCTATCGATTATGGCAAATGTGCCGGCCTAAAAATGATCGGCTGGAACTATCCAGAAAAAGAAAACCTCGAACAGTGGATCGAGGAGTCTGGCCTGCATCCGCTCACCTGCATCAGCACGCTCAGCGACAGTCACCGACAGGAACTCTTTCGTCGAGGCATCGTACTGTGCAAGGCACTCAATGCCGATCCGTCTGTACTGACCTCGATAGGCCTCTCGTCCAGCAAAATCGCCGAAGTGAAAGAGGAGTTGGCGAGCGTGTGCTAG
- the mnmA gene encoding tRNA 2-thiouridine(34) synthase MnmA, with protein MIQDRQKEGQKPLGKKLFVGMSGGVDSSVSAALLKEAGYHVTGVFLKVWQPDFLPCNWKEERLDAMRVAAVLDIPFVTIDLEKEYKEEVVDYMIAEYRRGRTPNPDVMCNKEIKFGAFLKKALAMGADAVATGHYAQNMFNPAAGTVGLWEMRESADTDKDQTYFLWTLTQERLSKILFPIGHLTKPEVRKLAQKFGLPTAEKKDSQGLCFIGKVDMKDFLAHYIPKNAGKVLDEAGKTIGSHDGATFFTLGQRHGFMVTEKTIADKPLYVFAKDVEANIITVSQRDVEASPLTTSTVIIGSISWTGQAVKNGAECAARIRYRQPLERCTITAISGKSAQYQLHFAAPQFAAAAGQSVVLYQNGVCVGGGIIEKGV; from the coding sequence ATGATTCAGGATCGACAAAAAGAGGGGCAGAAACCCTTAGGCAAGAAGCTCTTCGTCGGCATGTCTGGTGGAGTGGACAGCTCCGTGTCAGCGGCTTTGCTCAAAGAGGCCGGGTACCACGTGACAGGGGTATTTTTGAAGGTGTGGCAACCGGATTTTTTGCCGTGCAATTGGAAAGAGGAGCGGCTCGATGCGATGCGAGTGGCAGCCGTGCTGGATATTCCGTTTGTGACCATTGACCTCGAAAAAGAGTACAAAGAAGAGGTGGTGGACTATATGATCGCAGAATATCGCCGCGGCCGCACGCCGAATCCAGACGTGATGTGCAACAAGGAGATTAAATTCGGTGCTTTTTTGAAAAAGGCGCTGGCGATGGGTGCAGACGCTGTGGCGACAGGGCATTACGCACAAAATATGTTCAATCCCGCAGCGGGCACTGTCGGCTTGTGGGAAATGCGCGAATCTGCCGACACGGACAAAGACCAGACATACTTCTTGTGGACGCTCACGCAGGAGCGACTTTCGAAAATACTATTTCCGATAGGCCATCTCACGAAGCCTGAAGTGCGGAAGCTCGCTCAGAAATTTGGGCTGCCGACCGCCGAGAAGAAAGATAGCCAAGGTCTCTGTTTTATCGGCAAGGTGGATATGAAGGATTTTCTCGCACACTATATTCCAAAAAATGCGGGCAAGGTGTTGGATGAGGCAGGGAAGACGATCGGCTCACATGATGGCGCGACATTCTTCACACTCGGACAGCGTCACGGCTTCATGGTCACCGAAAAGACGATTGCGGACAAGCCATTGTATGTTTTCGCGAAGGATGTTGAGGCAAATATCATTACAGTATCGCAACGTGATGTTGAAGCGTCCCCACTCACGACCTCGACTGTCATCATCGGGAGCATCAGTTGGACTGGACAAGCGGTGAAAAACGGTGCTGAATGTGCTGCGCGGATTCGCTATCGACAGCCACTCGAGCGATGCACGATCACGGCCATATCCGGTAAAAGTGCCCAATATCAGCTTCATTTTGCCGCACCACAATTTGCTGCGGCCGCTGGACAGTCGGTGGTTTTGTATCAAAACGGCGTCTGTGTCGGTGGCGGGATCATCGAGAAGGGAGTATAA
- the mltG gene encoding endolytic transglycosylase MltG, with the protein MDTYTDMAPESGLEISRPPFRALILACCATVVACLFVWLVVWLAFVRPPAEFPVKSFFSVEKGTSLSALSSQLEAAGLVRSASFFTFSAYISGNQGQILSGEYFVKTPISSIELLKRIAKGEFGVEYKEVTFPEGSSVKQIGEIMKKTFPDFDAKHFVTIAAPFEGYLFPDTYRFVARTTPEQVMQLMQQTFDQKLSTLQSEITKFGKPLSDVVKMASIVEEEGRTTITRRTIAGILWKRLSLGMPLQVDASFLYINGKNTYTLTTADLAIESPYNSYLHKGLPPTPITNPGLDSISATISPISTPYLYFLTDKKGVMHYGRTFDEHLANKAQFLK; encoded by the coding sequence ATGGATACCTACACGGATATGGCACCGGAATCAGGATTGGAGATCTCGCGGCCGCCATTTAGGGCGCTGATTCTGGCCTGCTGCGCCACTGTGGTTGCCTGTCTTTTTGTGTGGCTTGTCGTGTGGTTGGCATTTGTTCGGCCGCCGGCGGAATTTCCTGTGAAGTCGTTTTTTAGCGTGGAGAAGGGAACGTCACTCAGCGCGCTTTCCTCGCAGCTCGAGGCGGCTGGGTTGGTTCGCTCTGCATCATTTTTTACCTTCTCGGCGTATATCTCGGGCAATCAGGGACAAATCTTGTCGGGAGAATATTTTGTGAAAACCCCCATCTCTTCTATTGAGCTCTTGAAGCGCATCGCGAAAGGTGAATTCGGAGTTGAATACAAGGAGGTGACTTTTCCGGAGGGTTCAAGCGTCAAGCAAATTGGTGAGATCATGAAGAAAACCTTTCCCGATTTCGATGCCAAGCATTTCGTGACAATCGCCGCACCATTTGAGGGGTACTTGTTCCCGGATACATACCGCTTTGTGGCACGCACCACTCCCGAACAGGTGATGCAATTGATGCAGCAGACATTCGACCAGAAGCTTTCCACTCTGCAGTCAGAAATCACCAAATTTGGCAAACCACTTTCGGATGTGGTGAAGATGGCTTCGATCGTCGAGGAAGAGGGTCGTACGACGATCACTCGACGCACGATTGCGGGCATTTTGTGGAAACGTCTTTCACTCGGCATGCCGTTGCAAGTGGATGCATCATTCTTGTATATCAATGGCAAAAATACCTACACGCTTACCACCGCCGACCTTGCCATCGAGTCGCCATACAATAGCTATCTGCACAAAGGCTTGCCGCCGACCCCGATCACCAACCCTGGTCTTGACTCTATTTCCGCTACCATCTCGCCGATTTCCACACCATATTTATATTTCCTCACAGACAAAAAAGGTGTCATGCACTACGGCCGGACATTTGACGAACACCTAGCAAACAAGGCACAATTCCTGAAATGA
- a CDS encoding sigma factor-like helix-turn-helix DNA-binding protein, translating to MSTISFKPKQVTKRLIAVLPDRAQEVITARYGLGKEAKRLTLEAIGKKYGITRERVRQIENYAIANIRKSDAYGKEKAIFADLEQVLHSLGGVVVEDDLLAHISKDVSLQNHLNFLLVLGDTFERQKEDEHFNHRWHVNEELARQVEASLQKLYKSISNDDLLSESEMVNKFLEHLKDVSEKHKNEEVVRRWLKLSKKVAKNPLGEWGLADSPNIKTKGMRDYAFLVIRKHGSPIHFTQVAKNIEKIFNIKAHVATCHNELIKDPRFVLVGRGLYALAEWGYMSGVVKDVIKKIIERSGPLSKSEIIEKVLKERYVKENTIMVNLQNPKHFKKDKEGKYSVVISLVPTAKA from the coding sequence ATGAGCACTATTAGCTTCAAACCAAAACAAGTAACCAAGCGGCTGATCGCCGTTTTGCCTGACCGTGCTCAGGAAGTGATCACCGCTCGATACGGTCTTGGAAAAGAAGCGAAGCGTCTCACGCTCGAAGCGATTGGCAAGAAGTACGGCATCACTCGAGAGCGTGTACGACAGATCGAAAACTACGCGATCGCAAACATTCGCAAGTCTGATGCATACGGCAAGGAGAAGGCGATTTTTGCCGATCTTGAGCAGGTACTTCACTCTCTCGGCGGAGTTGTAGTGGAAGACGATCTTCTCGCACATATTTCAAAGGATGTCTCTCTCCAGAATCACCTCAATTTTCTGTTGGTGCTCGGTGATACATTTGAGCGACAGAAAGAAGACGAACATTTCAATCATCGATGGCATGTAAATGAAGAGCTTGCAAGGCAGGTGGAAGCATCTCTCCAGAAGCTGTACAAGAGCATCTCAAACGACGATCTCCTTTCTGAATCAGAGATGGTGAACAAGTTTCTCGAGCACCTCAAGGACGTATCTGAAAAGCACAAGAATGAAGAGGTGGTTCGACGATGGCTCAAGCTCTCAAAGAAAGTTGCTAAGAACCCACTCGGTGAATGGGGCCTCGCTGATTCTCCAAATATCAAGACCAAGGGCATGCGTGACTACGCTTTCCTTGTCATCCGCAAGCATGGTTCGCCGATTCACTTCACACAGGTGGCAAAGAATATCGAGAAGATCTTCAATATCAAGGCGCATGTTGCGACCTGCCATAATGAATTGATCAAAGATCCTCGTTTCGTCCTTGTCGGTCGCGGTCTCTACGCGCTCGCAGAATGGGGTTATATGAGTGGTGTCGTGAAGGATGTGATCAAGAAGATCATCGAGAGGAGCGGTCCACTCAGCAAGAGCGAGATTATCGAGAAGGTGCTCAAAGAGCGATATGTGAAAGAAAACACCATCATGGTGAACCTCCAGAACCCGAAGCATTTCAAGAAAGACAAAGAAGGAAAGTATTCGGTAGTCATCAGCTTGGTGCCAACAGCGAAGGCTTAA